A window of the Ostrea edulis chromosome 1, xbOstEdul1.1, whole genome shotgun sequence genome harbors these coding sequences:
- the LOC125667629 gene encoding peroxisomal membrane protein 2-like encodes MSLSKDKGEQNPLEKALAAYIEALQTKPVLTKAVTSGCISAIGSLVSQLIVPNPANGGKIVWRSVAAYAAFGFVVSGPLIHKFYILLDKMMPPKKEKTALDGIKRVVVDRLVFAPPFLLLFLYVITILEGQGHQAAIARIRESFFPVLKLNLQVWTVFQYVNVNYVPPKYRVLFGNALALIWSVFVASKRRKMALANK; translated from the exons atgagtTTAAGTAAGGACAAAGGAGAACAGAATCCCCTGGAAAAAGCACTTGCTGCGTACATTGAGGCTTTACAGACTAAACCAGTTTTGACAAAAGCTGTAACGAG TGGCTGCATCTCAGCAATAGGAAGTCTTGTCTCTCAGTTGATTGTTCCCAATCCTGCAAATGGTGGAAAAATTGTATGGAGAAGCGTAGCAGCATATGCAGCATTTGG aTTTGTTGTGAGTGGTCCCCTGATTCACAAGTTTTACATCCTGTTGGACAAAATGATGCCACCAAAGAAGGAAAAGACAGCTCTGGATGGTATTAAGAGGGTCGTTGTAGACAGACTGGTCTTTGCTCCACCCTTTCTATTACTGTTCTTGTATGTAATTACAATTTTGGAG GGTCAGGGCCACCAGGCAGCCATAGCCAGAATTAGAGAATCTTTCTTTCCAGTCTTGAAGCTAAACCTACAGGTGTGGACAGTGTTTCAGTATGTGAATGTCAACTATGTACCACCCAAG TATCGGGTTTTATTTGGAAATGCACTTGCCTTAATCTGGTCAGTATTTGTGGCATCAAAGAGGAGGAAGATGGCTTTAGCTAACAAGTAG